From one Streptomyces sp. N50 genomic stretch:
- the moaC gene encoding cyclic pyranopterin monophosphate synthase MoaC has protein sequence MTEPFQGDTPGPLAHDRLTHIDDAGAARMVDVSGKDVTARTATASGRVLVSPRVVELLRGEGVPKGDALATARIAGIMGAKRTPDLIPLCHPLSVSGVKLDLSVADDAVRIRATVKTTDRTGVEMEALTAVSVAALTVIDMVKAVDKGAVITDVRVEEKTGGKSGDWSRT, from the coding sequence ATGACTGAGCCTTTCCAGGGGGACACCCCTGGACCCCTTGCGCACGACCGACTGACGCACATCGACGACGCGGGCGCCGCCCGGATGGTCGACGTGTCCGGCAAGGACGTGACCGCGCGCACCGCCACCGCCAGCGGACGCGTCCTCGTCTCGCCCCGCGTGGTCGAACTGCTGCGCGGCGAGGGCGTCCCCAAGGGCGACGCCCTGGCCACCGCGCGCATCGCCGGGATCATGGGCGCCAAACGCACCCCCGACCTCATCCCGCTCTGCCACCCGTTGTCGGTGTCGGGTGTGAAACTGGATCTGTCGGTCGCGGACGACGCCGTACGGATCCGGGCCACCGTGAAGACGACGGACCGCACGGGCGTCGAGATGGAGGCCCTCACCGCGGTCTCCGTCGCGGCGCTCACCGTGATCGACATGGTCAAGGCGGTCGACAAGGGAGCGGTCATCACGGACGTGCGCGTGGAGGAGAAGACGGGCGGCAAGTCGGGCGACTGGAGCCGGACATGA
- a CDS encoding potassium/proton antiporter yields the protein MAPRRRVPCTCAAALYARQPRKGRPLTVHHLDQLLLVCSLVLLVAVAAVRISSRSGLPSLLVYLGIGVAMGQDGVGDIHFDNAELTQVIGYAALVVILAEGGLGTKWKEVRPVLSSAATLALAGVAVSVGVTAAGAHYLVGLDWRQAFIIGAVVSSTDAAAVFSVLRRIPLPARVTGTLEAESGFNDAPVVILVVAFSTAGPVEHWYMLVAEIALELAIGAAMGIAVGWLGSWGMRHVALPASGLYPIAVMAIAVTAYAAGALAHGSGFLAVYLASMMLGNAKLPHWPATRGFAEGLGWIAQIGMFVLLGLLVTPHELGDDVWPALLIGLVLTMVARPLSVVVSLTPFRVPWQEQTLMSWAGLRGAVPIILATIPMVNGVEGSRRIFNIVFVLVVVYTLVQGPTLPWLARKLKLGEGPEAADLGIESAPLERLRGHLLSVAIPEESKMHGVEVNELRLPAGAAVTLVVRDGKSFVPLPSTVLRRGDELLVVATDPVRDAAEQRLRAVGHGGKLAGWLGTDTTGAGR from the coding sequence ATGGCGCCGCGGCGTCGCGTCCCCTGTACATGTGCTGCCGCCCTGTACGCGCGTCAGCCGAGGAAGGGAAGGCCACTGACTGTCCACCACCTCGACCAGCTGCTGCTCGTCTGCTCGCTCGTCCTGCTCGTCGCCGTCGCGGCGGTCCGGATCTCCTCGCGCAGCGGGCTCCCCAGCCTGCTCGTGTACCTGGGGATCGGCGTCGCCATGGGCCAGGACGGCGTCGGCGACATCCACTTCGACAACGCCGAGCTGACCCAGGTCATCGGGTACGCGGCCCTGGTCGTGATCCTGGCCGAGGGCGGCCTCGGCACGAAGTGGAAGGAGGTCAGGCCGGTCCTGTCCTCCGCGGCGACGCTGGCGCTGGCGGGGGTGGCGGTGAGCGTCGGCGTCACGGCGGCGGGCGCGCACTATCTGGTCGGTCTGGACTGGCGGCAGGCGTTCATCATCGGGGCGGTGGTGTCCTCGACGGACGCGGCGGCGGTCTTCTCGGTGCTGCGCAGGATCCCCCTCCCCGCGCGCGTGACGGGCACGCTGGAGGCCGAGTCCGGCTTCAACGACGCCCCCGTGGTCATCCTGGTCGTCGCCTTCTCCACGGCCGGTCCGGTCGAGCACTGGTACATGCTGGTGGCCGAGATAGCCCTGGAGCTGGCCATCGGCGCGGCCATGGGCATCGCGGTGGGCTGGCTCGGCTCCTGGGGGATGCGGCACGTGGCGCTGCCCGCCTCCGGCCTCTACCCGATCGCCGTCATGGCGATCGCCGTCACCGCGTACGCGGCGGGCGCCCTGGCGCACGGCAGCGGCTTCCTGGCGGTCTATCTCGCCTCGATGATGCTCGGCAACGCCAAGCTGCCCCACTGGCCCGCCACGCGCGGTTTCGCCGAGGGGCTCGGCTGGATCGCGCAGATCGGCATGTTCGTCCTGCTCGGCCTGCTGGTCACCCCGCACGAACTGGGCGACGACGTCTGGCCCGCGCTCCTCATCGGCCTGGTGCTGACGATGGTCGCCCGGCCACTCAGCGTGGTGGTGAGCCTCACGCCGTTCCGGGTGCCCTGGCAGGAGCAGACCCTCATGTCCTGGGCCGGGCTGCGCGGCGCCGTGCCCATCATCCTGGCGACGATCCCCATGGTGAACGGCGTCGAAGGCAGCCGCCGGATCTTCAACATCGTCTTCGTCCTGGTCGTCGTCTACACCCTCGTCCAGGGGCCGACGCTGCCCTGGCTGGCGCGCAAGCTGAAGCTGGGCGAAGGCCCGGAGGCCGCCGACCTCGGCATCGAATCGGCTCCCCTGGAGCGGCTGCGCGGGCATCTGCTGTCCGTAGCGATCCCCGAGGAGTCGAAGATGCACGGCGTCGAGGTCAACGAACTGAGGCTGCCGGCCGGGGCCGCAGTCACCCTCGTCGTACGCGACGGAAAATCGTTTGTCCCGCTGCCCTCGACGGTCCTGCGGCGCGGGGACGAACTCCTCGTGGTCGCCACGGACCCCGTCCGGGACGCGGCCGAACAGCGGCTGCGCGCGGTGGGTCACGGCGGCAAGCTGGCGGGATGGCTGGGCACGGACACCACCGGCGCCGGTCGTTAA
- a CDS encoding penicillin acylase family protein, giving the protein MPPNTTASSGHKPGKSGRKKGRKARLLVLVLVMAIIGGIVYGAYWSVSTVRASLPQTTGSITLDGLSGPVDVKRDSYGIPQIYASSDADLFMAQGYVQAQDRFYEMDVRRHMTAGRLSEMFGKGQVKNDEFLRTLGWDRVAQKEYDTKLSASTKKYLQAYAKGVNAYLQGKDGKDISLEYAALGFRNDYKPQKWTPVDSVAWLKAMAWDLRGNMKDEIDRALMTSRLGPQQIADLYPEYPYSRNQPIVTEGEYDEYTKTFDGGDSSSSTSTSGTTGSTSSSSGSALTSQLAGLSNVLDDLPTAVGVNGQGIGSNSWVVAGKNTITGKPLLANDPHLEASLPSVWYQMGLHCRAISSTCQYDVSGYTFAGMPGVVIGHNQNIAWGMTNSGVDVTDLYLEKLSGDGYLVDGTTKPFTTRTETIKVAGGASKKIVVRETDNGPLLSDRNDELVNVGKKATVDAAAPDRGDGYGIALRWTAEDAGTTMDAVFAIDKASDWSEFRSASAKFDVPSQNLVYADTKNHIGYTLPGRIPIRGKGDGSLPVPGWDSKYDWTGYIPQAALPYEYDPKRGYIVTANQAVIDKDKYPYTLTTDWGYGTRSQRITDLIQSKIDGGGKISTDDMRQMQLDDSSEIAKLLVPKLLKIDEPDADVREAQKLLEGWDYTQDADSAAAAYFNSVWRNILKLAFGNKLPKELRVEGQCLFVSPVDTTGPADEDNKKVRECGERDADEAQPDGGDRWFEVVRKLMDDPTNAWWKTPASGNRPGASNMNQLFKRAMIDARWELTAKLGKDIDTWSWGRLHRLFLKNQTLGTDGPAIVQYILNRGPWKLSGGEATVNATGWNAAGGYEVVWVPSMRMVVNLDDFDKSKWINLTGASGHAFSAHYTDQTSKWVDGELLPWSFSSKAVDGSTSDTLVLKP; this is encoded by the coding sequence ATGCCCCCCAACACCACCGCCTCATCGGGTCATAAGCCCGGCAAGTCCGGCAGGAAAAAGGGGCGCAAAGCCCGTCTATTGGTGCTTGTTCTGGTAATGGCCATCATCGGGGGCATCGTCTACGGCGCGTACTGGTCCGTCAGCACGGTCCGCGCCTCCCTCCCGCAGACCACGGGTTCGATCACGCTCGACGGCCTCTCCGGCCCTGTCGACGTCAAGCGCGACAGCTACGGCATCCCGCAGATCTACGCGTCCTCCGACGCGGACCTGTTCATGGCGCAGGGCTACGTCCAGGCGCAGGACCGGTTCTACGAGATGGACGTGCGGCGGCACATGACCGCCGGGCGGCTGTCCGAGATGTTCGGCAAGGGCCAGGTCAAGAACGACGAGTTCCTGCGCACCCTGGGCTGGGACCGGGTGGCTCAGAAGGAGTACGACACCAAGCTGTCGGCCTCCACGAAGAAGTACCTCCAGGCGTACGCCAAGGGAGTCAACGCCTATCTCCAGGGCAAGGACGGCAAGGACATCTCCCTGGAGTACGCGGCCCTCGGCTTCAGGAACGACTACAAGCCCCAGAAGTGGACCCCGGTCGACTCGGTCGCGTGGCTCAAGGCGATGGCCTGGGACCTGCGCGGCAACATGAAGGACGAGATCGACCGCGCCCTGATGACCAGCCGCCTCGGCCCCCAGCAGATCGCGGACCTGTACCCGGAGTATCCGTACAGCCGCAACCAGCCGATCGTCACCGAGGGCGAGTACGACGAGTACACCAAGACCTTCGACGGCGGCGACAGCTCCTCCAGCACGTCCACGAGCGGCACGACGGGCTCGACGTCGTCCTCGTCCGGATCGGCCCTCACGAGCCAGCTGGCGGGCCTCTCGAACGTGCTGGACGACCTCCCGACGGCCGTCGGCGTGAACGGCCAGGGCATCGGCTCCAACTCCTGGGTCGTCGCCGGGAAGAACACCATCACCGGCAAGCCCCTCCTGGCCAACGACCCGCACCTGGAAGCCTCGCTGCCGTCCGTCTGGTACCAGATGGGCCTGCACTGCCGCGCGATCTCCAGCACGTGCCAGTACGACGTCAGCGGCTACACCTTCGCGGGCATGCCCGGCGTCGTCATCGGACACAACCAGAACATCGCCTGGGGCATGACCAACTCCGGCGTCGACGTCACCGACCTCTACCTGGAGAAGCTCTCCGGCGACGGCTACCTGGTCGACGGTACGACGAAGCCCTTCACCACCCGCACGGAGACCATCAAGGTCGCCGGCGGCGCCTCCAAGAAGATCGTCGTCCGGGAGACCGACAACGGCCCGCTGCTGTCCGACCGCAACGACGAACTCGTGAACGTCGGCAAGAAGGCCACCGTCGACGCCGCGGCCCCCGACAGAGGCGACGGCTACGGCATCGCCCTGCGCTGGACCGCCGAGGACGCGGGCACCACCATGGACGCCGTCTTCGCCATCGACAAGGCGTCCGACTGGAGCGAGTTCCGCTCCGCGTCCGCGAAGTTCGACGTGCCCTCGCAGAACCTCGTCTACGCCGACACCAAGAACCACATCGGCTACACCCTGCCCGGCAGGATCCCGATCCGCGGCAAGGGCGACGGGTCGCTGCCCGTGCCCGGCTGGGACTCCAAGTACGACTGGACCGGCTACATCCCGCAGGCCGCCCTGCCGTACGAGTACGACCCCAAGCGCGGCTACATCGTCACCGCCAACCAGGCGGTGATCGACAAGGACAAGTACCCGTACACCCTCACCACGGACTGGGGCTACGGCACCCGCAGCCAGCGCATCACCGATCTGATCCAGTCGAAGATCGACGGCGGCGGCAAGATCTCCACCGACGACATGCGGCAGATGCAGCTCGACGACAGCAGCGAGATCGCCAAGCTGCTCGTGCCCAAGCTGCTGAAGATCGACGAGCCCGACGCCGACGTGCGCGAGGCGCAGAAGCTCCTGGAGGGCTGGGACTACACCCAGGACGCCGACTCGGCGGCGGCCGCCTACTTCAACTCGGTCTGGCGCAACATCCTCAAGCTCGCCTTCGGCAACAAGCTGCCCAAGGAGCTGCGGGTCGAGGGCCAGTGCCTGTTCGTCTCGCCGGTCGACACCACCGGTCCCGCCGACGAGGACAACAAGAAGGTGCGCGAGTGCGGCGAGCGTGATGCCGACGAGGCCCAGCCGGACGGCGGCGACCGCTGGTTCGAGGTCGTCCGCAAGCTCATGGACGACCCCACCAACGCCTGGTGGAAGACCCCCGCGTCGGGCAACCGCCCCGGGGCGAGCAACATGAACCAGCTGTTCAAGCGCGCCATGATCGACGCCCGCTGGGAGCTGACCGCCAAGCTCGGCAAGGACATCGACACCTGGAGCTGGGGCCGGCTGCACCGCCTGTTCCTGAAGAACCAGACCCTGGGTACCGACGGCCCCGCCATCGTCCAGTACATCCTCAACCGCGGCCCCTGGAAGCTCAGCGGCGGCGAGGCCACGGTCAATGCGACCGGCTGGAACGCGGCGGGCGGCTACGAGGTCGTCTGGGTGCCGTCGATGCGCATGGTGGTCAACCTGGACGACTTCGACAAGTCCAAGTGGATCAACCTCACCGGAGCCTCCGGACACGCCTTCAGCGCGCACTACACCGACCAGACCAGCAAGTGGGTCGACGGTGAGCTGCTGCCGTGGTCGTTCTCGTCCAAGGCGGTCGACGGCAGCACGAGCGACACCCTGGTGCTCAAACCGTGA
- a CDS encoding GNAT family N-acetyltransferase — MLVDGDIVLRPIKLRDQRAWREVNRRNRDWLRPWEATIPPPTPSGPIAHRPTYRQMVRHLRSEANSGRMLPFVIEYQGRLVGQLTVAGITWGSMCSGHIGYWVDESVAGRGVMPTSVALVVDHCFRAVGLHRIEVCIRPENGPSRRVVEKLGFREEGLRPRYLHIDGAWRDHLVFALTAEEVPEGLLARWQRARSRSTPHDNPA; from the coding sequence GTGCTGGTGGACGGCGACATCGTCCTGAGGCCGATAAAACTCCGTGACCAGCGGGCCTGGCGCGAGGTCAATCGGCGCAACCGGGACTGGCTGCGCCCCTGGGAGGCGACGATTCCGCCGCCCACCCCCAGCGGGCCGATCGCGCACCGGCCGACGTACCGGCAGATGGTCCGGCACCTGCGCTCCGAGGCGAACTCGGGCCGGATGCTGCCGTTCGTCATCGAGTACCAGGGGCGCCTGGTCGGGCAGTTGACGGTCGCCGGGATCACCTGGGGCTCCATGTGCTCGGGCCACATCGGCTACTGGGTGGACGAGTCGGTGGCCGGCCGCGGAGTGATGCCGACATCTGTGGCACTCGTCGTGGACCACTGTTTCCGGGCCGTGGGACTGCACCGCATCGAGGTCTGCATTCGCCCGGAGAACGGCCCCAGCCGCCGGGTCGTCGAGAAACTCGGATTCCGTGAGGAGGGGCTCAGGCCCCGTTATCTCCACATCGACGGCGCCTGGCGCGACCACCTAGTCTTCGCGCTCACCGCGGAAGAGGTGCCCGAGGGGTTGCTGGCCCGCTGGCAGCGGGCACGCTCCCGGAGCACCCCGCACGACAATCCCGCATAA
- a CDS encoding MogA/MoaB family molybdenum cofactor biosynthesis protein, which translates to MTPDGTLPARYRALVVTASNRAASGVYEDKGGPLIADGLKGLGFAVEGPRVVPDGDPVEAALRAAVEAGYDAVVTTGGTGVSPTDRTPEATRAVIDYEVPGIAEAIRAFGREKVPTAALSRGLAGVAGYTLIVNLPGSTGGVRDGLAVLEPLLAHTVDQIRGGDHTRPADTSGGAS; encoded by the coding sequence ATGACGCCCGACGGCACCCTGCCCGCGCGGTACCGCGCCCTGGTGGTCACCGCCTCGAACCGCGCCGCCTCCGGCGTCTACGAGGACAAGGGCGGCCCGCTGATCGCCGACGGCCTGAAGGGCCTCGGCTTCGCGGTCGAGGGCCCGCGGGTGGTCCCCGACGGCGACCCGGTGGAGGCCGCGCTGCGGGCCGCCGTAGAAGCCGGTTACGACGCCGTCGTCACCACCGGCGGCACCGGCGTCTCGCCCACCGACCGCACCCCTGAGGCGACCCGCGCGGTCATCGACTACGAGGTACCGGGCATCGCCGAGGCCATCCGGGCCTTCGGCCGGGAGAAGGTGCCGACCGCGGCGCTCTCCCGGGGCCTGGCCGGAGTCGCCGGGTACACCCTGATCGTCAACCTGCCGGGGTCCACCGGCGGGGTGAGGGACGGTCTCGCCGTCCTGGAGCCCCTACTGGCGCACACCGTCGACCAGATCCGAGGCGGCGATCACACCAGACCCGCCGACACCAGTGGGGGTGCGAGCTGA
- the glpR gene encoding gephyrin-like molybdotransferase receptor GlpR — MSSSGLIYAVIVGAWAAYLVPMWLRRQDELNEARPTERFSTAIRLLSGRAGMERRYAKDLRARSTEEEEPSAVVPDAVTDSVDVRAFAMPPARPQVHAPVRQQSQERPEAAREPERGAVRESERAAARESAREPEREPVREPAREQAHKSAPHPASVPAQAPKSAPAPASAPARKRVPVARRSPAEEAAAARARRVKVLARRRRTTVMLFLAFTLGAIVAAVGGLALLWAPGVPAILLSGYIAYLRTQERRRFAYQMDRRRAEVAAQRLRERQPRRRASVDAGIDDTEEGPEPETDPGLSALAADRRALVEQTDHAEWVDQQRERQHRPGQGDSWDPVPVPLPTYVTAPVAPRATSDVDLGAPDAWSSARSSSVAPEQEARSGGRDGRDARDAQDARDGRDEDAEDPSEDRSTADGRTDARRAASARRARERGRTPLFDQYEDGERPRAANE, encoded by the coding sequence GTGAGCAGCAGCGGCCTCATCTACGCAGTCATTGTCGGGGCCTGGGCCGCCTACTTGGTGCCGATGTGGCTCCGTAGGCAGGACGAGCTGAACGAGGCCCGTCCGACGGAACGCTTCAGCACCGCCATCCGGCTGCTGTCCGGACGGGCGGGAATGGAGCGCCGGTACGCCAAGGACCTGCGGGCGCGCTCCACCGAGGAGGAGGAGCCCAGCGCCGTCGTGCCGGACGCCGTCACCGACTCGGTGGACGTCCGGGCCTTCGCCATGCCCCCGGCCCGTCCCCAGGTGCACGCGCCCGTCCGGCAGCAGAGCCAGGAACGGCCGGAAGCGGCGCGAGAACCGGAGCGTGGGGCGGTCCGTGAGTCGGAGCGCGCGGCGGCACGGGAATCGGCGCGCGAACCCGAGCGTGAGCCGGTCCGCGAACCGGCGCGTGAGCAGGCGCACAAGTCGGCACCGCACCCAGCCTCCGTGCCTGCCCAGGCACCCAAGTCCGCACCCGCGCCCGCCTCCGCGCCTGCGCGCAAGCGTGTCCCGGTAGCGCGGCGTTCGCCCGCCGAGGAGGCCGCGGCGGCGCGCGCCCGGCGTGTGAAGGTGCTCGCGCGCCGCAGGCGTACCACCGTGATGCTCTTCCTCGCCTTCACGCTCGGCGCGATCGTCGCGGCGGTCGGCGGGCTCGCCCTGCTCTGGGCCCCCGGCGTACCGGCGATCCTGCTCAGCGGGTACATCGCCTACCTGCGCACTCAGGAACGCCGTCGCTTCGCCTACCAGATGGACCGGCGCCGGGCCGAGGTCGCCGCGCAGCGACTGAGGGAGCGTCAGCCGCGCAGGCGCGCGTCCGTGGACGCCGGGATCGACGACACCGAGGAGGGTCCGGAGCCGGAGACGGACCCCGGGCTGTCCGCGCTCGCCGCCGACCGCCGCGCCCTCGTCGAGCAGACCGACCACGCCGAGTGGGTCGACCAGCAGCGCGAGCGGCAGCACCGGCCGGGCCAGGGCGACAGCTGGGACCCGGTGCCGGTACCGCTGCCGACGTACGTCACCGCGCCGGTCGCGCCCCGCGCCACGTCCGACGTGGACCTCGGGGCGCCGGACGCGTGGAGCTCGGCCCGCTCCAGCTCCGTGGCACCGGAGCAGGAGGCGCGGTCCGGGGGGCGGGACGGGCGCGACGCCCGCGATGCCCAGGACGCTCGGGACGGTCGGGACGAGGACGCGGAGGACCCGTCGGAGGACAGGTCGACGGCGGACGGCCGTACCGACGCCCGCCGCGCCGCCTCCGCCCGGCGCGCCCGCGAGCGGGGCCGCACGCCCCTGTTCGACCAGTACGAGGACGGCGAACGGCCCCGCGCGGCCAACGAGTGA
- the glp gene encoding gephyrin-like molybdotransferase Glp: MSTAATRTAGPDHLWTVDEHLEDILATVRPLEPIELQLLDAQGCVLVEDITVPVSLPPFDNSSMDGYAVRVTDVAGASEEFPAVLTVIGDVAAGRAEPLHVGPGETARIMTGAPLPPGAEAVVPVEWTDGGLGDGPVTGMRARSQAPEAATGHVHVYRSAEARAHVRAMGSDVKAGDRALDAGTVLGPPQIALLAAIGRGTVRVRPRPRVVVMSTGSELVQPDEQLADGQIYDSNSFALTAAARDAGAIAYRVGAVADDAETLRDTIDDQLVRADLMVTTGGVSVGAYDVVKEALSSVGDEDEEGAGIDFRKLAMQPGKPQGFGSIGPDHIPLLALPGNPVSSYVSFELFVRPAIRALMGLEDVHRPRTRATLTTDKALTSPKGRRQFLRGTYADGEVTPVGGAGSHLVAALALADALIVVPEDVESVEPGTEVEVVLLR, encoded by the coding sequence TTGAGCACCGCCGCGACCCGCACCGCAGGGCCCGACCACCTCTGGACGGTGGACGAGCACCTGGAGGACATCCTCGCGACCGTCCGCCCCCTGGAACCCATCGAGCTGCAACTGCTCGACGCCCAGGGCTGCGTCCTGGTCGAGGACATCACGGTGCCGGTCTCGCTCCCGCCCTTCGACAACAGCTCGATGGACGGGTACGCGGTGCGGGTCACGGACGTCGCGGGCGCGAGCGAGGAGTTCCCGGCCGTCCTGACGGTGATCGGCGACGTCGCGGCGGGCCGGGCCGAGCCGCTCCACGTGGGCCCGGGGGAGACCGCCCGCATCATGACCGGCGCCCCGCTCCCGCCCGGCGCCGAGGCCGTCGTCCCCGTGGAGTGGACCGACGGAGGTCTCGGCGACGGCCCGGTCACCGGCATGCGGGCCCGCAGCCAGGCCCCCGAGGCGGCCACCGGGCACGTGCACGTGTACCGCTCGGCGGAGGCACGCGCGCACGTACGCGCGATGGGCAGCGACGTGAAGGCGGGCGACCGCGCCCTGGACGCCGGCACCGTCCTCGGCCCGCCGCAGATCGCCCTGCTCGCCGCGATCGGCCGCGGCACGGTCCGCGTGCGCCCCCGCCCGCGCGTGGTCGTCATGTCCACCGGCAGCGAACTCGTCCAGCCCGACGAGCAGTTGGCCGACGGCCAGATCTACGACTCGAACAGCTTCGCCCTCACCGCCGCCGCCCGCGACGCCGGAGCCATCGCCTACCGGGTCGGCGCCGTCGCCGACGACGCCGAGACCCTCCGCGACACCATCGACGACCAGCTCGTCCGCGCCGACCTCATGGTCACCACCGGCGGTGTGAGTGTCGGGGCGTACGACGTCGTCAAGGAGGCGCTGTCCTCCGTGGGTGACGAGGACGAGGAGGGCGCCGGGATCGACTTCCGCAAGCTCGCCATGCAGCCCGGCAAACCCCAGGGCTTCGGCTCCATCGGCCCCGACCACATCCCGCTGCTGGCCCTCCCCGGCAACCCGGTGTCGTCGTACGTCTCCTTCGAGCTGTTCGTCCGGCCCGCGATCCGCGCCCTGATGGGCCTGGAGGACGTCCACCGCCCGAGGACCCGGGCCACCCTCACCACGGACAAGGCGCTGACCTCCCCGAAGGGGCGCAGACAGTTCCTGCGCGGGACGTACGCCGACGGCGAGGTCACCCCCGTAGGGGGCGCCGGATCGCACCTGGTCGCGGCCCTCGCGCTCGCCGACGCGCTGATCGTCGTCCCCGAGGACGTCGAGTCCGTGGAGCCCGGCACCGAGGTCGAAGTGGTCCTGCTCCGCTGA
- a CDS encoding 5-formyltetrahydrofolate cyclo-ligase: MLRREFLTVRNRLTADDVREAGVALADRALELPELAHARTVAAYVSVGSEPGTLALLDALRARDVDVLLPALLPDNDLDWGAYDGEGSLARVQHGAKMALLEPSGERLGPDAVTAADVVLLPGLAVDGRGMRLGRGGGSYDRVLARLERAGAHPALVVLLYDSEVVGKVPAEAHDRPVRAVVTPSGVRRFPGN, from the coding sequence ATGTTGCGACGAGAGTTCCTCACGGTGAGGAACAGGTTGACGGCCGATGACGTGCGGGAGGCCGGCGTCGCGCTCGCCGACCGCGCCCTGGAACTGCCCGAGTTGGCGCACGCGCGCACGGTCGCGGCGTACGTCTCCGTCGGGAGCGAACCCGGAACGCTCGCGCTCCTGGACGCACTCCGCGCGCGTGACGTCGACGTCCTCCTCCCCGCGCTCCTCCCGGACAACGACCTCGACTGGGGCGCCTACGACGGCGAGGGCTCGCTCGCACGGGTCCAACACGGCGCGAAGATGGCCCTGTTGGAGCCCTCCGGGGAGCGGCTCGGCCCGGACGCCGTGACCGCCGCCGACGTCGTCCTGCTGCCCGGCCTCGCGGTCGACGGGCGCGGGATGCGTCTGGGGCGCGGCGGGGGGTCGTACGACCGCGTGCTGGCGCGGCTGGAGCGGGCGGGCGCGCATCCCGCGCTGGTGGTGCTGCTGTACGACTCCGAGGTCGTCGGGAAGGTGCCCGCGGAGGCGCACGACCGGCCGGTGCGGGCGGTGGTGACGCCCTCGGGTGTGCGGCGGTTCCCGGGGAACTGA
- the galU gene encoding UTP--glucose-1-phosphate uridylyltransferase GalU: protein MTQSHPRISKAVIPAAGLGTRFLPATKATPKEMLPVVDKPAIQYVVEEAASAGLDDVLMITGRNKRPLEDHFDRNYELESALQKKGDASRLAKVQESSDLATMHYVRQGDPKGLGHAVLCAAPHVGHEPFAVLLGDDLIDPRDPLLARMVEVQEQHGGSVVALMEVAPEQIHLYGCAAVEATADDDVVKVTGLVEKPDAADAPSNYAIIGRYVLDPHIFDILRKTEPGRGGEIQLTDALQQLATDEKVGGPVHGVVFKGRRYDTGDRGDYLRAIVRLACEREDLGPDFRAWLRSYVAEEM, encoded by the coding sequence ATGACTCAGTCGCACCCCAGGATCAGCAAGGCTGTCATCCCCGCAGCCGGTCTCGGCACCAGGTTCCTGCCGGCCACGAAGGCAACTCCCAAGGAGATGCTGCCGGTCGTGGACAAGCCCGCGATCCAGTACGTGGTCGAAGAGGCCGCGTCGGCTGGGCTCGACGACGTCCTCATGATCACCGGACGCAACAAGCGTCCCCTGGAGGACCACTTCGACCGCAACTACGAGCTCGAATCCGCCCTCCAGAAGAAGGGTGACGCGAGCCGGCTCGCCAAGGTCCAGGAGTCCAGTGACCTCGCGACCATGCACTACGTCCGCCAGGGCGACCCCAAGGGCCTCGGCCACGCCGTCCTGTGCGCCGCCCCGCACGTCGGCCACGAGCCCTTCGCCGTCCTCCTCGGGGATGACCTGATCGACCCCCGTGACCCCCTGCTCGCGCGCATGGTCGAGGTCCAGGAGCAACACGGCGGCAGCGTCGTCGCCCTCATGGAGGTCGCCCCCGAGCAGATCCACCTCTACGGCTGCGCGGCCGTCGAGGCCACCGCGGACGACGACGTCGTCAAGGTGACCGGCCTGGTCGAGAAGCCGGACGCGGCAGACGCCCCGTCGAACTACGCGATCATCGGCCGCTACGTCCTCGACCCCCACATCTTCGACATACTGCGCAAGACCGAGCCGGGCCGCGGCGGCGAGATCCAACTCACCGACGCCCTCCAGCAGTTGGCCACCGACGAGAAGGTCGGCGGCCCCGTGCACGGCGTCGTCTTCAAGGGCCGCCGCTATGACACCGGCGACCGGGGCGACTATCTGCGTGCCATTGTCAGACTCGCGTGCGAACGTGAAGACCTGGGACCGGACTTCCGGGCCTGGCTTCGCAGTTACGTAGCCGAGGAGATGTAG